In a single window of the Rhodamnia argentea isolate NSW1041297 chromosome 2, ASM2092103v1, whole genome shotgun sequence genome:
- the LOC115725790 gene encoding probable alpha-amylase 2 — MGNLSNGYEDNNQHTDIGATIRSGREILFQAFNWESHKHDWWRNLERKVPDVAKAGFTSMWLPPATNSFSPEGYLPQNLYSLNSAYGSEHLLKILLQKMKQYKVRAMADIVINHRIGTAQGYGGMYNRYDGIPMAWNEHAVTSCTGGLGYKSTGDNFDGAPNIDHSQQFVRKDLIGWMQWLRYAGFQDFRFDFAKGYSPKYVKEYIEGAKPLFSVGEYWDTCNYNGSALDYSQDSHRQRIINWIDGTGQLSAAFDFTTKGILQEAVKGQFWRLRDSKGKPPGVMGWWPSRAVTFLDNHDTGSTQAHWPFPSNHIMEGYTYILTHPGIPCVFYDHFYDWGNSTHDEIVKLMDIRRNQDIHGRSPVTILEAQPNLYSAMVGEKVCMKIGDGSWCPSGREWTLATCGHRYAVWQK; from the exons ATGGGTAACTTGAGCAAT GGCTATGAGGACAACAACCAGCATACTGATATTG GTGCAACAATACGGAGTGGAAGAGAAATCCTTTTTCAG GCTTTTAACTGGGAATCTCATAAGCATGATTGGTGGAGAAATCTAGAGAGAAAAGTGCCTGATGTTGCAAAAGCTGGATTTACTTCAATGTGGCTTCCACCAGCGACTAACTCCTTTTCACCTGAAG GTTATCTTCCACAGAACTTGTATTCCCTCAATTCGGCATATGGTTCAGAGCATTTGCTAAAGATATTGCTCCAGAAGATGAAGCAATACAAAGTTCGAGCAATGGCTGATATAGTTATCAACCATCGTATTGGGACCGCTCAAGGATATGGGGGAATGTATAACCGTTATGATGGCATACCGATGGCATGGAATGAACATGCTGTCACTTCTTGCACTGGTGGATTG GGTTATAAAAGCACAGGTGACAACTTTGATGGGGCTCCAAATATTGATCATAGCCAACAGTTTGTGCGGAAAGATCTAATAGGATGGATGCAATGGCTACGATATGCTGGGTTTCAAGACTTCCGTTTTGATTTTGCAAAAGG ATATTCACCAAAATATGTCAAAGAGTATATTGAAGGTGCAAAGCCATTATTTTCTGTTGGTGAATATTGGGACACTTGCAACTATAATGGTAGTGCCTTGGACTACTCTCAAG ATAGTCACAGGCAACGAATTATAAACTGGATTGATGGCACGGGACAGCTTTCTGCTGCATTTGACTTCACAACAAAAGGAATTCTTCAG GAAGCAGTAAAAGGGCAGTTTTGGCGTCTGCGTGATTCAAAAGGCAAGCCACCTGGTGTGATGGGATGGTGGCCATCAAGGGCTGTTACCTTCCTTGATAACCACGATACAGGCTCCACACAG GCTCACTGGCCTTTCCCTTCAAATCATATAATGGAG GGTTACACATACATACTCACTCATCCAGGAATACCTTGTGTTTTCTATGACCACTTTTATGATTGGGGAAACTCTACTCATGACGAAATTGTCAAACTG ATGGATATCAGGAGGAATCAAGACATTCACGGCCGATCCCCTGTTACAATTCTGGAAGCTCAGCCAAATCTTTACTCCGCTATGGTCGGCGAGAAAGTTTGCATGAAGATTGGAGATGGTTCGTGGTGTCCATCTGGCAGGGAGTGGACACTGGCCACATGTGGTCACAGATATGCTGTCTGGCAAAAGTAA